One genomic region from Leifsonia sp. Root1293 encodes:
- a CDS encoding chitinase → MATKNRVSASAPQDAVQAVELSDRRLSPLRVSIAIVVLLAVIAAGFLGARSWASTQADPSQAQPWFAGYVDVTATPTYEFETQGTTDTPDAVLSFIVSSTTDACTPSWGTAYSMEQAGDTLDLDRRIARLQQGGGTIAVSFGGLLNDELAVTCVDETKLQAAYASVLDRYKVGTIDLDLEGAGLTDRAAAERRATAIAALQKQRRAAGDPIAVWLTLPVAPSGLTEAGTDAVTAMLDAGVDLAGVNAMTMDYGSSLADGDSMAEASEKALTATQRQLGVLYSRADITLGDATLWSKVGATPMIGQNDVADEVFSLKDARRLNAWATDKGLGRMSMWSANRDKTCGSNYTTTSIVSDACSGVEQGDTSFADLLATGFPGSLAAGENAAATTSEPTQAAEVADDPATSPYPVWSTDASYLKGTKVVWHRNVYTAKWWTKAEVPDNPVLNDWESPWQLVGPVLEGETPIPQATLPAGTFPEWAGTATYQKGDRILFEGVPYEAKWWTQADSPEASAADPDSSPWEPLTQADITALVSGTPAG, encoded by the coding sequence ATGGCCACGAAGAACCGCGTGAGCGCATCCGCCCCGCAGGATGCAGTCCAGGCCGTCGAACTCTCGGACCGCCGCCTCTCCCCGCTGCGGGTGTCCATCGCCATCGTCGTGCTTCTCGCCGTGATCGCCGCCGGATTCCTCGGCGCGCGCTCGTGGGCCTCGACGCAGGCCGATCCGTCGCAGGCTCAGCCCTGGTTCGCCGGGTACGTCGACGTGACGGCAACGCCGACCTACGAGTTCGAGACCCAGGGCACCACCGACACCCCTGACGCCGTGCTCTCCTTCATCGTGTCCTCAACGACGGATGCCTGCACTCCCAGCTGGGGCACGGCCTATTCGATGGAGCAGGCCGGCGACACCCTCGACCTCGATCGCCGGATCGCCCGCCTGCAGCAGGGTGGCGGAACCATCGCCGTCTCGTTCGGCGGCCTGCTGAATGACGAGCTCGCAGTCACCTGCGTCGACGAGACGAAGCTTCAGGCTGCCTACGCCAGCGTTCTCGACCGCTACAAGGTCGGCACAATCGATCTCGACCTCGAGGGCGCCGGTCTCACCGACCGGGCAGCGGCCGAACGCCGCGCCACTGCCATCGCCGCGCTCCAGAAGCAGCGCCGCGCTGCCGGAGATCCCATCGCCGTCTGGCTCACGCTTCCCGTCGCGCCTTCGGGCCTGACCGAAGCCGGAACGGATGCCGTCACCGCGATGCTCGACGCCGGCGTCGACCTGGCCGGCGTCAACGCCATGACCATGGACTACGGCTCCAGCCTCGCCGACGGTGACAGCATGGCCGAGGCATCCGAGAAGGCGCTCACCGCGACCCAGCGCCAGTTGGGCGTGCTCTACAGTCGCGCCGACATCACCCTCGGTGACGCGACCCTCTGGTCGAAGGTAGGTGCGACGCCGATGATCGGCCAGAACGACGTGGCTGACGAGGTGTTCTCTCTCAAGGACGCCAGGCGATTGAACGCGTGGGCGACCGACAAGGGTCTCGGCCGCATGTCGATGTGGTCGGCCAACCGCGACAAGACCTGCGGATCGAACTACACCACCACCTCGATCGTCTCGGATGCCTGCAGTGGCGTCGAGCAGGGCGACACGTCGTTCGCCGACCTGCTCGCCACGGGCTTCCCCGGATCGCTCGCCGCCGGTGAGAACGCCGCCGCGACGACCAGCGAGCCCACCCAGGCCGCCGAGGTCGCGGATGACCCTGCCACCTCGCCCTACCCCGTCTGGTCGACCGACGCCTCCTACCTCAAGGGCACGAAGGTCGTCTGGCACCGCAATGTCTATACGGCCAAGTGGTGGACCAAGGCCGAGGTTCCCGACAATCCCGTGCTCAACGACTGGGAGTCGCCGTGGCAGCTCGTGGGGCCGGTGCTCGAGGGCGAGACGCCGATTCCACAGGCGACCCTGCCAGCAGGCACGTTCCCCGAGTGGGCGGGCACGGCCACCTACCAGAAGGGCGACCGGATCCTCTTCGAGGGTGTTCCCTACGAGGCGAAGTGGTGGACGCAGGCCGACAGCCCAGAGGCATCCGCAGCCGACCCCGACTCGTCGCCGTGGGAGCCCCTGACCCAGGCCGACATCACCGCCCTCGTGTCGGGAACGCCCGCCGGCTGA
- the dapF gene encoding diaminopimelate epimerase: MAIDLHFTKGHGTGNDFVLFADPDGELELTPEQISAICDRHFGVGADGIIRAVRSRSLADGAAALAEDPDAEWFMDYWNSDGTVSEMCGNGIRVYARFLIEQGLLEFAEGDSVAIGTRGGVRDLQRSGTGFQVDLGRWRLDGTEPLVRARELSVARPGLGINVGNPHVVVALADEDELADIDLTVIPILEPEAPDGANVEFVIPHEPLVHDGVGRIRMRVHERGSGETLSCGTGAVAAALAVRHWAGAGAPNEWRVDVPGGRVGVRMFPAEDGEHVALSGPAELVFDGVLGLG; encoded by the coding sequence ATGGCGATCGATCTGCATTTCACCAAGGGACACGGCACCGGGAACGACTTCGTGCTCTTCGCAGATCCCGATGGTGAACTCGAGCTCACCCCGGAGCAGATCAGCGCCATCTGCGACAGGCACTTCGGTGTCGGCGCCGACGGAATCATCCGTGCCGTTCGCTCGCGGAGCCTCGCCGACGGTGCTGCCGCGCTCGCAGAAGACCCCGACGCCGAGTGGTTCATGGACTACTGGAACTCCGACGGCACCGTGTCGGAGATGTGCGGCAACGGCATCCGTGTCTACGCCCGATTCCTCATCGAGCAGGGCCTGCTCGAGTTCGCCGAGGGTGACTCCGTCGCCATCGGCACACGCGGGGGAGTGCGCGACCTGCAGCGCTCGGGAACCGGCTTCCAGGTCGACCTCGGTCGCTGGAGGCTCGACGGCACCGAGCCGCTGGTGCGTGCCCGCGAACTGTCCGTAGCCCGCCCCGGCCTCGGCATCAACGTGGGCAATCCGCACGTCGTCGTGGCCCTGGCCGACGAGGACGAACTCGCCGACATCGACCTGACCGTCATCCCGATCCTCGAACCCGAGGCGCCGGACGGCGCGAATGTGGAGTTCGTGATTCCGCACGAGCCGCTCGTGCACGACGGTGTCGGTCGCATCCGGATGCGCGTGCACGAGCGCGGCTCGGGGGAGACTCTCTCCTGTGGAACGGGCGCTGTCGCCGCGGCCCTCGCCGTGAGGCACTGGGCCGGAGCCGGTGCGCCGAACGAGTGGCGAGTCGACGTTCCCGGCGGGCGTGTCGGAGTGCGGATGTTCCCCGCCGAGGACGGCGAGCACGTCGCCCTCTCGGGACCGGCAGAGCTGGTCTTCGATGGAGTGCTGGGCCTCGGCTGA
- a CDS encoding DUF2252 domain-containing protein, whose protein sequence is MSDTTGRLRFDHDEVTRHDELYADGRSRRAVLPRREQASMAENPDRDPLDILERQHHPRLPDLIPLRVHRMLQSPFAFYRGTAAIQVADLAHEPNTGLNVVLCGDAHISNFGIYASPQRTLVFDLNDFDEAASGPWEWDVKRLITSIVIAGRENGYARSEIRRAALTGAAAYRIALRAALELGAIDRYFLHAEVKAGTSRFGPETQKIIDKAVRAARNRTSARVVEKIMTRADDGSLQIVEDRPTLMHIEPELEARLTEIFDAYRASVAPDVALLLSQYTVTDAVRRVVGVGSVGTRCYIAVLTGPRGEPLVLQFKEAARSVVHEFGEAPIDPAPGIDPAMIATEHGFRVIANQRILQAVSDPFLGYLAGEEGRSFYVRQFRDRNVSFDIAALSPGQFVDYADACASLLARAHSQSPAAASISGYLGTGDVFDKAVVAWADEYADRSFADFELLRDAVDSGRFVSSEFGA, encoded by the coding sequence ATGAGCGACACCACAGGACGCCTGCGCTTCGACCACGACGAGGTCACGAGGCATGACGAGTTGTACGCCGATGGCAGGTCTCGGCGTGCTGTGCTCCCCCGGCGCGAGCAGGCGTCGATGGCCGAGAACCCCGACCGCGATCCGCTCGACATCCTCGAGCGCCAGCATCACCCGCGGCTGCCCGACCTCATCCCCCTGCGGGTGCACCGCATGCTGCAGAGTCCGTTCGCGTTCTATCGCGGCACTGCTGCCATCCAGGTCGCCGACCTCGCGCACGAGCCGAACACGGGGCTGAACGTCGTGCTGTGCGGCGATGCGCACATCTCCAACTTCGGCATCTACGCCTCACCCCAACGCACGCTGGTCTTCGACCTGAACGACTTCGACGAGGCGGCGTCCGGCCCCTGGGAGTGGGACGTGAAGCGTCTGATCACCAGCATCGTCATCGCCGGTCGTGAGAACGGATACGCCAGGTCCGAGATCCGGCGTGCCGCGTTGACCGGAGCGGCCGCCTATCGCATCGCCCTTCGTGCCGCGCTCGAACTGGGTGCCATCGACCGCTACTTCCTGCACGCCGAGGTGAAGGCCGGCACGTCGCGGTTCGGCCCTGAGACGCAGAAGATCATCGATAAGGCCGTGCGTGCCGCCCGCAACCGCACCTCGGCCCGCGTGGTCGAGAAGATCATGACGCGGGCCGACGACGGGTCGTTGCAGATCGTCGAGGACCGCCCCACGCTCATGCACATCGAACCCGAGCTCGAGGCGCGCCTCACCGAGATCTTCGACGCCTATCGCGCGTCCGTCGCTCCCGACGTCGCACTCCTGCTCTCGCAGTACACGGTGACGGATGCCGTGCGCCGCGTCGTCGGAGTCGGCAGCGTGGGCACGCGGTGCTACATCGCCGTGCTCACCGGACCGCGCGGCGAACCGTTGGTGCTGCAGTTCAAGGAGGCCGCCAGATCGGTGGTGCACGAGTTCGGTGAAGCACCGATCGATCCCGCGCCCGGCATCGACCCGGCGATGATCGCCACGGAGCATGGCTTCAGGGTGATCGCCAACCAGCGCATCCTCCAGGCGGTGTCGGATCCGTTCCTCGGATACCTCGCGGGCGAGGAGGGTCGCAGCTTCTACGTGCGGCAGTTCCGGGACCGCAACGTGTCGTTCGACATCGCTGCCCTCAGCCCTGGCCAGTTCGTCGACTATGCAGACGCGTGCGCATCCCTCCTCGCTCGGGCCCATTCGCAGAGCCCGGCGGCGGCGAGCATCTCGGGCTACCTGGGAACCGGTGACGTGTTCGACAAGGCCGTGGTCGCCTGGGCGGATGAGTACGCCGACAGGTCGTTCGCCGACTTCGAGCTGCTGCGCGACGCGGTCGACAGTGGGCGCTTCGTCAGTTCGGAGTTCGGCGCCTAG
- a CDS encoding GNAT family N-acetyltransferase, which yields MAAKVRIVPVTDAPWADVERVFGTRRDPAGCWCQFFKLPNAAWKTISAGECRNLLEEQVQTARRGESHPPGVIAYLEPDAEASRSENDGDAAEPVGWCAVEPRTVYERLRTAKVVTGSTEAEDDDSVWAVTCFVVRVGHRRQGIGGALLQGAIDQAVRLGARVIEGYPVDAGRERKSSAELYHGTLSQFLAAGFELTARPSPSRAVVTLRVDAQDDARALT from the coding sequence ATGGCAGCGAAGGTGCGCATTGTTCCAGTGACGGATGCCCCCTGGGCCGACGTGGAGCGCGTGTTCGGCACGCGCCGCGACCCGGCCGGGTGCTGGTGCCAGTTCTTCAAGTTGCCGAACGCAGCGTGGAAGACGATCAGTGCCGGCGAGTGCCGCAACCTGCTCGAGGAGCAGGTCCAGACGGCGCGGCGGGGAGAGTCGCATCCGCCCGGCGTCATCGCGTATCTCGAGCCCGATGCCGAGGCGAGCCGGAGCGAGAACGACGGCGACGCGGCCGAACCCGTCGGCTGGTGCGCCGTGGAGCCGCGCACGGTCTACGAGCGCCTGCGCACCGCGAAGGTCGTCACGGGAAGCACGGAAGCCGAAGACGATGACTCGGTCTGGGCGGTCACCTGCTTCGTGGTGCGCGTCGGGCACCGCCGACAGGGCATCGGCGGCGCACTGCTCCAGGGCGCGATCGATCAGGCGGTCCGACTCGGTGCGCGCGTCATCGAGGGCTATCCCGTCGATGCCGGCCGTGAGCGGAAGTCGAGCGCCGAGCTCTACCACGGCACTCTCTCGCAGTTCCTGGCGGCGGGATTCGAGCTCACGGCGCGGCCGTCGCCGAGCCGAGCCGTCGTCACCCTGCGAGTCGATGCGCAGGACGACGCCCGAGCGCTAACCTGA
- a CDS encoding SIR2 family protein, which translates to MFITEGVDLPEQIIDAHAKGRLVFFVGAGASMDDPSNLPSFTKLARNLADEAKVPFDEDIAIDLFLGSMPSNFDVHAHAHRLTSPNDSAPNPTHRAIVRVASSTGSPRVVTTNFDDHLASAAAFESVSIDDKWIGPALPMGDEFTGVVHLHGSVLRKPSELVLTDHDFGRAYLTDAWATRFLQRMFEKFTVLFVGYSLDDPIMRYLSLGLPSKTRRYVLTHKPADDKWNHLGILPISYPGTDDDHSALLAALQAWDSRARMGQLDHRARMREIVEGGPSLTPVDHDYVVRRLRTVEGARDFAEYATTVPWLRWAEGRSRFKALFNGRTSKDTTPVLAQWFGRFVSDPDLHGAALQTACRLGQRFAPALVDSASWSAEHLSRADVQAGRRWKTLLASSIHGYSAPPELGFLLPYDSTRRIEHHAVIRAALQPYLALTSRWYAHDEDGTTPPDAELTWHTKQAPLSAQLERVVQETDAGDQILGALLEDALNNAYALLSGYHGDRGFDPLGFRRSAIEPHQQDAHRGPQDALIDALRDFGAKSLSGDGELPERWWRNGSSLFRRLALHLIALDQSRTPNQKLQWLLERNVLYSADEKHETFRVLAGSLQGSSAAVRAELLAASLVGPTYAEDVPDRDRHRAYSTYNLMAWISRSAPDWVEAAAAFASIQAANPTFLVRDHPDFDHWSSSGTWGGRLPKDPDDFAREAQTDLAATFDDLINRDYSERSIDEPTWDEALSVIGRVAETHPSLGDQIWRLIDGRNDLGDRAGTLKRSIIGGWERADLGNDALKITTLVQAEVQATESAFSISGFLLAQIQKLVESDETQVVSALRELARALWITQNSHFEHGPDSPPSSLALNSWPGNVASYWATEIDRRWRHNRDDWDGLNEGESSALLDLLGGPPSTQHATRPALARNVFFLFAADPAFVEAHILPLFSDAASAYEMWESFLYHPRVNDKMLGAGLLDAMVLEWGRLDSIAEHGLPNQFFDLVASVVTFAGLTSTDRQRLLDESVLAADGDHAANFASAVVNLLDTPDVNGAEVWNLWVRDHLSARLTGLPRTARTEELARWADTIPFLGEQIPDATDLLHGSGIGLGKAYHAPEFPDGTLEQFGTEIVAHLTERVRNTPSSGGHLSYEVAELISAVRATLDDAVQPLVEAAREQGLFHNVD; encoded by the coding sequence ATGTTCATAACCGAGGGCGTGGATCTCCCGGAGCAGATCATTGACGCTCACGCGAAGGGCCGGTTGGTGTTCTTCGTGGGGGCGGGTGCTTCGATGGACGATCCATCGAACTTACCGTCGTTCACAAAGCTGGCGCGCAATCTGGCCGACGAGGCGAAAGTCCCGTTCGATGAGGACATTGCGATCGACCTATTCCTGGGGTCAATGCCATCCAACTTCGACGTGCACGCTCACGCTCACAGGCTGACGTCACCCAATGACTCTGCGCCGAATCCGACCCACCGCGCGATAGTCCGTGTTGCCTCGTCGACCGGGTCTCCGCGGGTCGTGACGACCAATTTCGACGACCACTTGGCCTCGGCGGCGGCATTCGAATCCGTATCAATCGACGACAAATGGATCGGGCCCGCGCTGCCGATGGGTGACGAGTTCACTGGTGTGGTCCACCTTCATGGCTCAGTTCTCCGGAAGCCGAGCGAACTAGTTCTCACCGATCATGATTTCGGACGTGCATATCTGACCGACGCTTGGGCAACGCGTTTTCTCCAGCGGATGTTCGAGAAGTTCACAGTCCTCTTCGTCGGTTACAGCCTCGACGACCCGATCATGCGGTACCTATCGCTAGGGCTACCGTCGAAGACCCGCAGGTACGTGCTGACCCATAAGCCGGCCGACGACAAGTGGAATCACTTGGGGATTCTTCCGATTTCGTACCCAGGAACTGACGATGACCATTCAGCCTTGTTGGCAGCGCTCCAAGCCTGGGATTCGCGGGCACGCATGGGGCAGCTCGATCATCGAGCGCGGATGCGTGAAATCGTGGAGGGCGGGCCGTCGCTCACCCCGGTAGATCACGACTATGTCGTTCGCCGCCTGCGCACGGTGGAAGGTGCTCGCGACTTCGCGGAGTATGCAACAACTGTGCCATGGCTTCGGTGGGCTGAGGGCAGGTCGCGGTTCAAGGCCCTGTTCAACGGTCGAACCTCGAAAGACACAACGCCAGTCCTAGCGCAATGGTTTGGTCGTTTCGTGAGTGATCCCGACCTGCACGGCGCTGCCCTGCAAACTGCATGCCGGCTCGGGCAGCGGTTCGCCCCAGCCCTCGTGGATTCCGCCTCGTGGTCGGCCGAGCACCTGTCGAGAGCTGACGTCCAAGCAGGGCGCCGGTGGAAAACGCTTCTCGCTAGCTCCATCCACGGATACTCCGCACCGCCCGAACTGGGCTTCCTCCTGCCATACGATTCGACACGTCGAATCGAACATCACGCAGTTATCAGAGCTGCGCTTCAGCCCTACCTCGCTCTGACGAGCCGTTGGTACGCGCATGATGAAGACGGAACGACACCGCCCGATGCCGAGCTGACGTGGCACACGAAACAGGCACCGCTAAGCGCTCAGCTCGAGCGAGTGGTCCAAGAGACAGACGCCGGAGACCAGATACTCGGTGCATTGCTCGAAGATGCACTGAATAACGCGTATGCACTGCTTAGCGGCTACCACGGTGACCGGGGATTTGACCCGCTCGGCTTCCGGCGATCAGCAATAGAACCACACCAGCAGGATGCCCATCGAGGCCCGCAAGATGCGCTGATCGATGCGCTCCGAGACTTTGGCGCCAAGAGTTTGTCGGGAGACGGCGAACTGCCCGAACGGTGGTGGCGCAACGGAAGTTCACTCTTTCGTCGACTCGCACTTCATCTAATCGCGCTCGATCAGTCCAGAACACCGAATCAGAAGTTGCAGTGGCTTCTCGAACGAAACGTGCTCTATTCCGCAGATGAGAAACACGAGACGTTTCGGGTCCTCGCCGGCTCGTTGCAAGGTTCCAGCGCTGCGGTCCGCGCGGAACTACTGGCCGCATCGTTGGTCGGACCAACGTATGCGGAGGACGTTCCAGATCGCGACCGCCACCGCGCCTACTCGACCTACAATCTCATGGCGTGGATCTCGCGGTCCGCGCCCGACTGGGTCGAGGCCGCTGCCGCATTCGCGAGCATTCAAGCTGCCAACCCAACGTTCCTGGTTCGTGATCATCCCGATTTCGACCACTGGTCCTCCAGCGGAACCTGGGGCGGTCGCCTCCCGAAGGACCCCGACGACTTCGCACGGGAAGCTCAGACTGATCTGGCGGCAACGTTCGACGATCTGATCAACCGAGACTATTCAGAACGCAGCATCGACGAACCAACGTGGGATGAAGCCTTGTCGGTGATTGGACGCGTAGCCGAAACTCATCCTTCGCTCGGCGATCAAATCTGGCGGCTCATCGATGGTCGCAACGATCTTGGTGACCGTGCCGGAACCCTCAAGCGATCGATCATCGGCGGATGGGAGCGGGCAGACCTCGGAAACGACGCTTTGAAGATTACGACGCTAGTTCAGGCCGAGGTGCAAGCGACTGAGTCAGCGTTCTCGATCAGTGGGTTCCTCCTCGCCCAGATTCAGAAGCTCGTCGAGAGCGATGAGACGCAGGTTGTTTCCGCCTTACGCGAGCTTGCTCGCGCTCTGTGGATCACGCAAAACTCCCATTTCGAACACGGCCCCGACTCGCCGCCATCATCCCTAGCATTGAACTCCTGGCCAGGAAATGTCGCGTCATATTGGGCGACGGAGATCGATCGACGCTGGCGTCACAACCGCGACGACTGGGATGGGCTAAACGAGGGAGAGAGCTCCGCCCTCCTCGACCTTCTCGGTGGGCCACCCTCCACACAACACGCCACCCGTCCCGCACTCGCAAGAAACGTATTCTTCCTGTTCGCGGCCGATCCCGCGTTCGTCGAAGCGCACATATTGCCGCTATTTAGTGACGCAGCCTCCGCGTACGAAATGTGGGAGAGCTTTCTTTACCACCCCAGAGTCAACGACAAAATGCTTGGCGCCGGTCTCCTCGACGCCATGGTCCTCGAGTGGGGTCGACTCGACTCTATCGCTGAACACGGCCTACCAAATCAGTTCTTCGACCTCGTGGCGTCCGTCGTGACCTTCGCCGGGCTCACCTCGACCGACAGACAAAGACTTCTCGACGAATCAGTGCTGGCGGCGGACGGAGATCACGCGGCGAACTTTGCATCGGCGGTAGTCAACCTCCTCGACACTCCGGACGTGAACGGAGCCGAAGTATGGAACCTCTGGGTCCGAGATCACCTGAGCGCGCGATTGACCGGATTGCCGAGAACGGCGCGGACTGAAGAACTGGCGCGCTGGGCAGACACGATCCCGTTCCTCGGTGAACAAATCCCGGACGCCACCGACTTGCTGCACGGCAGTGGTATCGGGCTGGGCAAGGCCTACCACGCCCCGGAATTTCCCGACGGCACGTTGGAGCAATTCGGTACGGAGATAGTTGCACACTTGACGGAGCGGGTTCGAAACACACCTTCGTCGGGTGGGCATCTTTCGTACGAAGTGGCGGAACTGATCAGCGCAGTCCGTGCGACTCTCGATGATGCGGTCCAGCCACTTGTGGAGGCCGCTCGGGAGCAGGGTCTATTTCACAACGTGGACTAG